Genomic segment of Gilliamella apis:
ACGATCAGTCATAACACCTTTAGAAGTAGAAACAACTGCAATACCTAATCCAGCCATTACTTTTGGTAATTCATCTTTACGTTTATAAATACGTAAACCTGGACGGCTAACACGTTTAATACTTTCTACTACAGCCTTACCTTGGAAATATTTTAAAGTGATTTCCAATTCTGGTTTAGTGTCACCAACTACTTTATAGTCCCCGATATAACCTTCTTCTTTTAGCACATTGGCAATTGCCACTTTTAGCTTAGAGGAAGGCATGGTGACTGCAACTTTATTCGCAGCTTGACCGTTACGAATGCGGGTCAACATATCTGCTATAGGATCTTGCATGCTCATCTATAACACTCCCCTGATTACCAACTTGCCTTTTTAAGACCAGGAATCTCACCACGCATGGCTGATTCACGAACCTTAATACGGCTTAAACCAAACTTACGAAGGACGCCATGAGGACGACCGGTTTGACGACAACGACGACGTTGACGTGATGGACTAGAATCACGAGGAAGCGTTTGCAATTTAAGCACTGCATTCCAACGATCTTCATCTGATGCATTAAGATCAGAGATAATCGCTTTTAATTCTTGACGCTTTGCAAAATATTTTTCTGCTAGCTTTACGCGTTTCTTATCGCGTTCAATCATTGATTGTTTAGCCATTATGCCCTACCTTACTTACGAAATGGGAAGTTAAAGGCAGATAATAAAGCTCGGCCTTCTTCATCAGATTGTGCAGTTGTTGTGATAGTGATATCTAAACCACGAACACGATCAACTTTATCATAATCGATTTCAGGGAAAACGATTTGTTCACGAACACCCATGCTATAGTTACCACGACCATCGAAAGATTTTGCGCTTAAACCACGAAAATCTCGAGTACGAGGAAGAGCAATATAAACTAGACGTTCAAAAAATTCCCACATACGTTCGCCACGTAAAGTGACTTTACAACCAATAGGATACCCTTGACGGATTTTAAAACCAGCAACTGATTTGCGTGCTTTAGTGACTAGTGGTTTTTGACCACTGATTGCTGCTAAATCTGCAACAGCATTATCTAATAATTTCTTATCAGTAATTGCTTCACCCACACCCATATTCAAGGTGATCTTTTCGATCCGAGGGACTTGCATGACAGATTTGTAGCCAAACTGTTCTTGCAGTTTATTTACTACCTGTGCTTTGTAGTAATCATGCAGTTTCGCCATCGTACACTCCAAATTACTTAATTGATTAATTTATTAGTAGACTTATAAAAACGGACTTTTTTACCGTCTTCAAAACGAAAGCCTACGCGATCTGCTTTGCCTGTATCAAGGTTAAAAATTGCTACGTTAGAAACGTTAATTGGCGCTTCCTTCTCAACAATTCCACCTTCTTGATTTAATGCAGGTACTGGTTTTTGGTGTTTTTTCACCAAATTGATACCTTCAACAATCACTTTACCAGTAGACAAAACACTTTTTACTTTACCGCGTTTACCTTTATCTTTACCGGCTAACACGATAACTTCATCTTCTCGACGGATTTTAGCTGCCATTACCCGCTCCTTACAGTACTTCTGGTGCTAATGAAATGATCTTCATAAACTTCTCAGAACGAAGTTCACGAGTGACCGGTCCAAAAATACGCGTACCAATCGGTTGCTCACTGTTATTATTTAAAATAACACAAGCATTACGATCGAAACGAATGACAGATCCATCAGGACGACGAACACCTTTTCGAGTGCGCACCACCACAGCTTTAAGTACATCACCTTTTTTAACTTTACCACGAGGAATAGCTTCTTTAATGGTAACTTTGATGATATCACCTACCGCTGCATAACGACGATGCGATCCACCGAGAACCTTGATACACATTACGCTACGTGCGCCAGAGTTATCAGCAACATCGAGCCTAGTCTGTTCTTGGATCATTTTAATGCTCCGTATAAATTAATTATTGTCTAATCTACCTTCATCCACCTCAACTACCATGGATAAGAATAGACAACCAAAAACCCACTTACGTGAGGGCGCATAGTATAACACCACTCAAATGAAATGGATAGCATAAAATAAACGGCCGGTGAGCCGTTTATTATATTATGTACAGTTTTTAATCAAAAAGATTAGCTAACTGCTTTTTCAACGATTCGAACAAGAGTCCAAGATTTGGTTTTTGATAATGGACGACACTCTTTAATTTCTACAGTATCACCAATACCACACTCGTTGTTTTCATCATGTACATGCAATTTAGTCGTACGTTTAATGAACTTACCATATAACGGATGCTTCACTTTACGTTCAATAGCTACAGTAATAGATTTATCCATTTTGTCGCTAATAACACGACCTTGCTGAGTACGAATTTTTACTTCAGTAGTCATATTACGCACCCGCCTTCTCAGTTAATAACGTTTTAACTCGTGCAATATTACGACGCACTTGTTTTAACATATGAGTTTGTGTTAACTGACCTCCAGCTAATTGCATACGTAAGTTAAATTGCTCACGTAATAAATTAAGAAGTTCAGTATTTAACTCTTCAACGCTTTTTTCGCGTAGCTCTTTTGCTTTCATTTACATCACCGTCTTAATCACAAAGGTGGTTTTAATTGGCAGTTTTGCAGCTGCCAACGCAAATGCTTCACGAGCAACTTCTTCCGGTACACCGTCCATTTCATAAAGGACTTTACCTGGTTGAATCTGAGCAACCCAGTATTCAACGTTACCCTTACCTTTACCCATACGCACTTCAAGTGGTTTTTCAGTAATTGGTTTATCAGGGAAAACTCGAATCCAGATTTTACCTTGACGCTTAACTGCACGAGTCATTGCACGACGTGCTGCTTCGATCTGGCGCGCAGTCAAACGACCACGACCCACAGCCTTAAGACCGAATGTACCGAAACTTACATCAGTACTCACAGCAAGACCACGATTGCGGCCCTTGTGCACTTTACGGAATTTTGTACGCTTTGGTTGTAACATCAGCGACGCTCCTTATTGTTTTCGGCCTTTGCGCTGCTTTTTCGGTTGAGCAGCAGGTTGTTTTTCTGCTTGTTCAACGGCAGCCATACCACCAAGGATCTCACCTTTGAAGATCCACACTTTAACACCAATAATACCATAGGTTGTCAATGCTTCTGATAAACCATAGTCGATGTCCGCTCTTAATGTATGTAATGGTACGCGACCTTCACGATACCACTCACTACGAGCAATTTCAGCGCCGCCTAAACGACCACTTACTTCAACTTTGATACCTTTAGCACCCGCCTTCATTGCATTTTGTACCGCACGTTTCATTGCACGACGGAACATAACACGGCGTTCTAACTGAGAGGTAATACTGTCAGCAACTAACTTAGCATCTAGTTCTGGTTTACGAACTTCAGCAATATTAATTTGTACTGCAACATCACGTTTCTCTTTTTTGTCTTTGTATTTATTGACAATAGAAGCTACGGCATTACGTAATTTTTCAACGTCCTCACCTTTTTTACCAATCACAATACCCTGGACGAGCAGTGTGAATAGTAATGCGAACGTTAGTTTCTGCTGAACGATCGATAACAATTTTAGAGATTGATGCTTGTGCTAATTCTTTATTTAAGAATTCACGCACTCTAAAATCACTTTCTAAATTATCAGCGAATGTCTTTGTACCCGAATACCATGTAGATGTCCAAGGCTTGACGATGCCTAGTCGGATACCATTTGGATTTACTTTTTGACCCATTGCTATTCTCCAGCCTAGCGATCTGAGACGATCACGGTGATGTGACTCGTACGCTTCAAAATTCGATCTGCACGACCTTTCGCACGAGGCATAATACGCTTCATGGTTGGGCCTTCGTCTACGAAAATTTTCGCAACTTTCAGATCATCAATATCAGCACCATCGTTATGCTCTGCATTAGCAATAGCAGACTCTAATACTTTTTTAACAAGTACAGCCGCTTTTTTATTGGTGTACGTTAAAATATCAAGTGCCTGAGACACTTTTTTACCGCGAACAAGATCTGCAACTAAGCGAACTTTTTGTGCAGAAGAACGAGCGTGGCGGTACTTTGCAATTGTTTCCATCTCTTTCTCCTACTTATTTCTTCTTAGCTTTCTTATCCGCAGCGTGGCCGCGATAAGTACGAGTCGGCGCGAATTCACCCAATTTATGACCAACCATTTCGTCGGAAACATAAACTGGAACGTGCTGACGACCATTATGGACAGCGATGGTCAATCCGATCATGTTAGGAAAGATCGTTGAACGACGGGACCAAGTACGAATTGGTTTCTTGTCCCCGCTTTCCACCGCTTTCTCTACCTTCTTCAGCAAGTGTAGGTCAATAAAAGGACCCTTCTTGAGAGAACGTGGCATAGCTAATCCTCTATATTAATTATTTCTTATTGCGACGGCGAACAATATACTTATCAGTACGTTTGTTGCTGCGCGTTTTCAATCCTTTGGCTTTTTGACCCCATGGAGACACAGGATGTTTACCAAAGTTACGACCTTCACCACCACCATGTGGATGGTCTACCGGGTTCATTGCTGTACCACGAACAGTAGGACGAACACCACGCCAACGCGTTGCACCCGCTTTACCTAGTACGCGAAGCATATGTTCTGAGTTACCCACTTCACCAATTGTGGCGCGGCAATCAGATAATACTTTACGCATTTCACCTGAACGTAGACGTAATGTTACATAAGCACCATCACGAGCAACGATTTGAACATAGCTACCAGCTGAGCGAGCAAGTTGTCCGCCTTTACCTGGTTTCATTTCAATATTATGCACGGTAGAACCTACTGGAATATTGCGCATTGGTAAACAGTTACCTGTTTTAATCGCTGCATCAACACCAGATTGGATCTGATCACCTGCTTTTAAGCCTTTAGGCGCTAAAATATAACGACGTTCACCGTCTTTATATAGAACCAATGCAATATTTGCACTACGGTTCGGATCATATTCCAAACGTTCAACAACTGCTGGAATACCATCTTTATTACGCTTAAAGTCGACAATACGATAATGTTGTTTATGACCACCACCGATATGACGGGTAGTGATACGACCATTATTATTGCGACCACCAGTTTTGCTTTTTGTATCAAGCAACGGTGCATAAGGCTTACCTTTATGCAACTCTGGGTTAACCACTTTAACAACGTGGCGACGACCCGGAGATGTAGGTTTACACTTAACAACTGCCATTGTTCTTACTCCTCCGAATTACTCAGCGACGCCAGCAAGGTCTAAATTTTGACCTTCTGCTAAAGTAACGTAAGCTTTTTTCCAGTCGCTACGGCGACCGATTTGTTGACCACGACGTTTTACTTTGCCTTTAACAACAAGAGTATTAACGTCATCTACTTTGACTTCAAATAGTTGTTCAACTGCGGCTTTAATCTCTCTCTTAGTAGCATCTTTAGCAACTTTCAATACTAATGTATTTGTTTTTTCCATTGAAATAGATGCTTTTTCAGAAACATGTGGTGCTCGCAGGACTTTAAGCAGACGCTCTTCACGAATCATGCTAACATCTCCTCTACTTGTTTAACGGCATCAACAGTGATAACCACTTTGTCAAATGCAATCAAACTAACTGGATCAATACCTGCCACATCACGCACATCAACTTTATATAAGTTACGTGCTGCTAAGAAAAGATTTTCATCAACTTCAGAGGTAATGATTAGAACATCTTTTAGGTTCATATCATTTAATTTCTGAGTTAATAATTTAGTCTTAGGTGCTTCAACAGTAAATGTTTCAACCACGATTAAACGTTCTTGACGCACTAATTCAGAGAAAATACTCTTTAATGCACCACGATACATTTTACGGTTAACTTTTTGGCTATGATCTTGTGGTTTTGCTGCAAATGTTACACCACCACTACGCCAGATTGGGCTCTTAATAGAACCTGAACGAGCACGACCTGTGCCTTTTTGACGCCATGGTTTTTTGCCTGAACCAGCGATTTCTGCACGAGTTTTTTGTGCGCGAGAGCCTTGACGAGCAGCAGATGCATAAGCAACAACTACTTGGTGAACTAACGCTTCATTAAACTCACGTCCGAAGGTAGTTTCGGAAACAGAAAGCGCTTGCGCGTCTTTTACTACTAATTCCATCTCTATCTCCTCGACGTTAAGCCTTGATTGCCGGTTTAACAATTACGTCACTATTGATCGCGCCTGGTACTGCACCTTTAATTAATAAAAGGTTACGTTCAGCATCAACACGTACAATATCTAAGTTTTGAACAGTTACACGTTCATTACCTAAGTGACCTGCCATTTTACGACCTTTGAACACTTTACCTGGAGTTTGGTTTTGACCAATAGAGCCATGACCACGGTGTGCCAAAGAGTTACCATGAGTAGCATCTTGAGTGCGGAAATTCCAACGTTTAGTTACGCCAGCGAAACCTTTACCTTTAGATGTACCAGTAACATCAACTTTTTTAACGTCTGTGAAAATATCAACGTTAATGCTTTGACCTACAGTATATTCGCCTTCTTCAAAACGGAATTCCCATAGACCACGACCAGCTTCAACGCCAGCCTTAGCGAAATGACCTGCTTCAGGTTTGTTTACGCGGCTTGCTTTTTTGCTGCCAGTAGTAACCTGAATAGCTTGATAACCGTCATTTTCAAGTGTTTTAACTTGAGTAACGCGGTTGCTTTGAACTTCAACTACGGTGACAGGAATAGAAACACCCTCTTCGGTGAAGATTCGTGTCATTCCTACTTTACGACCGATTAAACCAATCATTGTTTCGACCTCTCAATCATTCAGCTTAGGATTAACCTAAACTGATCTGCACATCAACACCGGCAGCAAGATCTAGACGCATTAAAGCATCAACTGTTTTTTCAGTTGGCTCTACAATATCAACTAGACGTTTATGAGTGCGAATCTCATATTGATCACGCGCATCTTTATTAACGTGCGGAGAAATCAATACTGTGAAACGCTCTTTGCGTGTCGGTAATGGAATAGGACCACGAACTTGTGCGCCAGTGCGCTTCGCAGTTTCTACAATTTCAGCAGTTGATTGATCAATCAAACGATGATCAAACGCTTTTAACCGGATACGGATTCTTTGGTTCGACATGAGACCAGAGCTCCACTATTTAAAAGTTATAACAAAAGATTACTCCTCTTGCCCTGTTTCGATTGACAGGAGAGTGTAATCCGTTCTTTTCGTAATCCCCAAATCGGAGATATTGTTGATATAATTCGATATTTTGACATAAAGACTATATCTTTTTACGCATTTGTTTATTGAAAAATCAGCAAACAAAGTGCGACAATTATACGGGATTTATTTGCTAATGCAAGGAGTAATTATAAAAACTTGTGTATAATTATCTAATTGATTAGCTAATAATGAAACAGTAATCATAGTGATGCTGTTTCATTATTTAAAAGCAGTTTAGATTACAAAATACAATCTTTATTTGCATTAAATTTATTTGCTATTGCAATAATTCATCGCAATTTCAGAAGCTAATTTTGCATTATTAAAGACTAGGTTGATATTTGCTTCTAAACTATCACCACCAGTTAATTCCACCACTTTTGCCAATAAAAATGGGGTAGTTTCTTTACCTTTAATGCCTTGTTCAACTGATTCTTTTAATGCTTTTTCAATTGCTGTTGAAATTAACTCTTCATCCATTGCATATTCTGTTGGAATAGGATTAGCAACCACAACCCCACCATTTAAGCCTAAATCCCATTTTACCTTAATCATTTCAGCTATTTGTTTTGCACTATCTAGTTTGACACTAACATCAAATGGGCTGGTTCGACTAAAGAATGATGGTAGTTTATCAGTCTGATAGCCAACCACAGGAACACCAAATGTTTCTAGATATTCCATAGTTAAACCTAAGTCTAAAATTGATTTAGCTCCAGCACAAACAACTGCAACACTAGTATTCGCAAGTTCTTGAAGATCGGCTGAAATATCAAATGTATGTTCTGCCCCACGATGAACACCACCTAGACCACCAGTTGCAAACACACGAATACCGGCTAATTCAGCGATAATCATAGTTGCGGCAACGGTAGTTGCACCATTTTGTTTATTAGCTACAACTACTGGTAAATCTCGACGACTCACTTTAGTTACATTTAATCCTTCTTTACCAAGAATTGTTATCTCTTCTTTTGACAAACCAGCTTTTAAACGACCATTAATTACAGCAATAGTGGCAGGTATTGCGCCATTTTTTCTGACAATTTCTTCTACTTTTAATGCAGTTTCAACATTTTGTGGATATGGCATACCATGTGAAATAATGGTAGATTCTAATGCCACAACCGGTTGATTATTTTCAAGAGCTTGTTTAACTTCAGGCGAAATATCAAGATATTGATTATATTTAGACACATTGTTCATGAAAGGGACTCCAAAATATTTTGAACACAATTAATTGATAAATTAGGATTATTAGTAAATTCAGATGATAATGTTAATGCCGAACAAGCTTGACCAAATCGCACACTTTGATAAAAACTCAGTCCATTCAAGTAACCTTGAACAAGCCCTGCAAGCATGGCATCACCAGCACCAGTAACGCTGACAATATCAGTTGGAATGGATGCAGACCAACCACGATCACCATTGATTTCGCTATAATAAACACCATCAGCACCAGCACTAATTGCAATTCGTTGCACACCTTGCTGATGGAACCAATCAACCACTTTAGGAATATCGTCATTGGTTTCGATTTTTATTCCACTTAAAATTTCAGCTTCTAATCGGTTAGGTTTTAAAGTATGAATATATGACAACCAAGCTTTTAATCTTATGAGATTTAAATGCAGATACAGTATCAACAAAAATAGGCACTTCCCCAGCATTATTAAACAGCCATGTTAATGCTTCTTGTTGCAAATTACAGTCGATAACTAGTAATTTAGCATGCTGAATTAACTGCTTAGATTCATTTAATAAACTTGGTGTTAGTTTGTTAATAATATCCATATCATTAATAGCTATCACCATTTCTCCTGATTCATCAAGCAGAGAGAGGTAAGTTGAAGTACTATCGCCTTTTATCACATGGCAATGCTCCATATTAACACCTGCTTTTCGGGTATGTTCAATAAGCTGGGCACCATAGAAATCATCACCAATCATTGAAATAAGATGGGTATCAAGTCCTAAAAGCGCCAAATTTTCAGCAATATTTCGCCCCACACCACCAGGCGTACAACGAATCTTACCAGGATTAGAATCTTGATAAACTAATTTTTCATCTGAATATCCAGTCACATCCATGTTACAAGAACCAACAACAACTACATGATTATGTTCAGACAAAAGATAACCTTTTCCTTTTATATAACCTTTTTGAGTCAAAGTCATAATGTAACCAGCGACACTAGAACGAGTAATGCCTAACATTTCAGCTATCGCTTGTTGTTGGATGAAGGGATCTTTGCGAATAATCGTGAGGATCTGTTTTTCTCTTTTATTCATAAACACCTGTTTATTTTTAAGCATATGTTTAGCCTATGACTATATCAGAATCATTATTAAGTTAAAAGCAGTTAAGTAAATTAGGTAAATAAAATGTGATAATTATCACAAGTAAAAAATTTGAGGAAAGGGGTTTTTACAGAATAATGTCGCCATGAAGGCGACTAATTAATGATCTTCTTTAGCATGATTTAGGCTATATCTTGGGATTTCCACTTCAAGATCTTCATTGGTCACCCTAGCTTGGCAACTTAAACGACTATGAGGCTCGACACCCCAAGCTTTATCTAGCATATCATCTTCTTGTTCATCACTTTCTTCAAGTGAGTCAAATCCTTTTCGAACAATACAATGACAAGTTGAACATGCACAAGACATTTCACAAGCATGCTCTATTTCGATATCATTGCGCAAAGCGACATCTAATATCGATTCGCCTTCTTCAGCCTCAACAGTTTTTCCTTCAGGACAAAGCTCAGCATTTGGTAAAAAGGTAATTTTTGGCATAATAATCTCATTGGTTAAATATCATCAACGCTATGCCCTGTTAAGGCATCACGTATTGATCTATTCATACGTTTAGCAGCAAAGGTTTGTGTTGCGTTATCAACAATCTTTATTTGCTGCTCAATCAAAGAACAATCGTCAGAATCCGTTGCTTGTTGCAATTGTTGTTTAGTATTCAAGATAAGATTAAGTTCTTCTTCATTTAATAAATCGGCATCTTTATCTAGAGCAGATTGTAATGTTTCAAGGACTCTGGCTGCCTCTACTTTCTGCTCGGCGAGCTTTCTTAGTTGTTTATCTTGATTTGCATAATTGATTGAATCTTGAATCATGCTAGCAATTTCATGTTCAGACAGTCCATAAGAAGGCTTAACTTGAATCGCCGCCTCAATCCCTGTCGATTTTTCCATTGCAGTGACACTCAATAAACCATCAGCATCGACTTGAAAGGTAACTCGAATATGCGCACCACCTGCAGGCATAGGAGGGATCCCTCGCAAAGTAAATTTTGCTAACGACCTGCAATCAGCAACACTTTCTCGTTCACCTTGCAAAACATGAATCATCATCGCCGTTTGACCATCTTTAAATGTGGTAAACTCTTGTGCACGAGCGCATGGAATTGTACTGTTACGAGGAATAATTTTTTCAACTAATTCCCCCATAGTTTCAATCCCTAAAGATAAAGGAATAACATCCAGCAATAACATATCTGAATCAGGTTTATTGCCAACCAATATATCAGCTTGAATTGCTGCGCCAATGGCAACAACTTTATCGGGATCAATCGACGTTAATGGTTCTGTTTTGAAATAGTGACCAACTAATTGTCTTACTAATGGCACTCGAGTTGAACCACCGACCATCACAACTTCACTAACTTCATCAAAATCAATTTGCGCATCTTTCAACGCTCGGCGACAAACAGCCAATGTTCGTTTAACTAGAGGCTCAATTAAGTCTTCAAATTGTTTACGGGTTATTGAGAAAGACTGCCCTTGTATATTTACTAAAGCAGAATCTTGCTGACTTAGTAAAATTTTAATTTTAACAGCTTCATCGATAATTTTCTGGTTTATATATGGGTCAGAATTGTTATTTAAACCTAACTGTGTTTTTAAATAATCAGCAAGTAATCGGTCAAAATCATCACCACCAAGTGCTGAATCGCCTCCAGTTGCTAAAACTTCAAATACACCTTTATGTAGGCGTAAAATAGAGATATCAAATGTTCCACCACCTAAATCATAAACAGCAATAACACCTTCTTTACCTGAATCTAAGCCATACGCGATAGCAGCAGCTGTTGGTTCATTCAGTAATCTTAAAACATGTAATCCGGCTAATTTAGCTGCATCCTTAGTTGCTTGTCTTTGCGCATCATCAAAATAAGCTGGAACTGTTATTACTGCACCATCAATCTCACCACCTAAGCTTTGTTTAGCTCGATCAGCCAAAGCAATCAAAATCTCAGCTGAAACTTGTACTGGATTAACTTGTTGATTAGGTAAATTTAATAAAGGAACACCATTATCAGTTTGTGAAAAAGTATAAGGAAAGCGCGAACTATCAATATCAGTTAAGCTCCTTCCCATTAAGCGTTTTACGGAACTAACCGTATTAAATGGATCATTGGCTGCATTAGTTTTAGCATTTTTACCGACCGTAATAATAGTATTATCATCATAGTCTAGGCCATAATGCACAACCGATGGTAATAATGCATTACCGTCTAAATCAGGTAAAACGTCTGCTTGCCCACTACGAACTGTTGCCACTAAAGAATTAGTTGTACCTAGATCTATGCCAATAGCTAATCGACGTTGATGGGGTTCTGGTGTTTGTCCCGGTTCACTAATCTGTAATAATACCATTTGATCTATCTCTAATTGATGTGTTACTTAATCTTAAATTATAAAGCAAATT
This window contains:
- the hscA gene encoding Fe-S protein assembly chaperone HscA — protein: MVLLQISEPGQTPEPHQRRLAIGIDLGTTNSLVATVRSGQADVLPDLDGNALLPSVVHYGLDYDDNTIITVGKNAKTNAANDPFNTVSSVKRLMGRSLTDIDSSRFPYTFSQTDNGVPLLNLPNQQVNPVQVSAEILIALADRAKQSLGGEIDGAVITVPAYFDDAQRQATKDAAKLAGLHVLRLLNEPTAAAIAYGLDSGKEGVIAVYDLGGGTFDISILRLHKGVFEVLATGGDSALGGDDFDRLLADYLKTQLGLNNNSDPYINQKIIDEAVKIKILLSQQDSALVNIQGQSFSITRKQFEDLIEPLVKRTLAVCRRALKDAQIDFDEVSEVVMVGGSTRVPLVRQLVGHYFKTEPLTSIDPDKVVAIGAAIQADILVGNKPDSDMLLLDVIPLSLGIETMGELVEKIIPRNSTIPCARAQEFTTFKDGQTAMMIHVLQGERESVADCRSLAKFTLRGIPPMPAGGAHIRVTFQVDADGLLSVTAMEKSTGIEAAIQVKPSYGLSEHEIASMIQDSINYANQDKQLRKLAEQKVEAARVLETLQSALDKDADLLNEEELNLILNTKQQLQQATDSDDCSLIEQQIKIVDNATQTFAAKRMNRSIRDALTGHSVDDI